TGTACCGGTGCTCGATGCCCTTCTCGGTCACGCCGGGGCCGCTCGTGGCGGTCGGGATCACCTTGTCGCCGCTCTCGTCGTACACCTCGACGCGGACGTTGTTTCCGAGTTCGGTGTCGCTGTCCGTGAGTTCGACCGCGGCGCGGTACGTCTGTCCCTCCGAGAACTCGACGGCGTACCAGTCCTCGTCGTCCTCGACCAGCGTCGCGTCGAGGGAGTCGCCCGGCGAGACGGACGCGGCGGACGCGCGGTCGTCGTTCCCCTCTTGGGCGTCGTCGCCGCTCGTCGAGACGCGGAACCGGTACTGGCCGAGCACGTCGTAGCCCGGCGCGGTCGCCTCGACGTAGTACGTCCCCGACGCGTCGGCCACGCCGCCGATCGCGCGGGCGTCGCTCATCGGGGCCCCCTGTGCTATCTGTTCGCCGTCCGGACCGTAGAGCGTGTACTGGACGTCGCCCGTGCCGCCGGGGAGCGTCAGGCGGATGGCCTCGCCGCCCTCGACCTCGAACTCGAACCGGCGCGTCTCGGCGTCTGTCTCCTCGCCGCTGACGGTCGTCCCCGTCTCGATGCTCGTCGTCGGCGCCTCCGACTCCGTCTCGTTGTCGGACTCGAACTGGCCGACGACCGCGCTCTCGTTGGACTTGGCGTCGTCGTCGGTCTCCGTTCCGTTCTCGGCGAGTCCGTCCGACTCGTTGCCCGTTTCGTTGGTCACGTTGTCGGCGTCGTCCGTCTCGTTTTCACCGTCAGTATCGTCACTGTCGTCCGTCTGGTTTTCGTCGTCGGACTCGTCGTCGCTCGTCTCGTTTTCGCCGTCAGTCCCGTCCGGTCCGTCGTCGGTCTCCGTTCCGTTCGGGTCATCGGTGTCCGTCTCGTTCGTCCGATCGTCGCCGTTCGTCTCGTTCGGTTCCTCGTCGGTACCGTCGTCGGTCTCGTTCCCGACGATGTCGTCCGCCTCGTCGTCGGTGTCGTCCATATCGTTCGAGTCGTTCGTCCGGTCGTCGCCGGACTCGTCGGTGTCGTTCTCGCCGTCCCCCTCGTCGGGGCGTTCCGGCGGGTCGTCGTGCGTCGGGAGCGGCGTGTCGTCCTCGTCGTCCTCCCGCTCTTCCGTCGTTTCCGCGTCCTCGTCTTCCTCGGCATCCTCATCTGCGCGCTCGTCGTCGCGAGGCTCTTCCCCGGTGTCGATGGGTTCGTCGCCAGTCGCGTCGTCCGTCGGACAGACGCCGCCGACGAGATACGCCGTCCCGCTATCGTTCGCGTTCGAATCGCTGTACGGTGCGCCGACGAGTAGCGCTTGGGCGCCCTCGCCGGAGAGGTTCGTCGCGCCGGCGAGCGAGAAGCCCGCGCCGTCGCCGCGCGCTTCGCCGGTGAGCGTCGCGGTGGCGTCGGCCAGCGAGGCGGTACCGGTCGCGTCGGCCCCGACGACGTGAGCCGCGCCCGTCGCCTCGTCGGTGCCGGGTGCGCCGACGAAGACGCGCCCGTCGCAGGGGCCGCCGCCGACGGCGAAGCCGGCGAGGTCGTCCTCGGCCGCGCCGTTCAGGGTCAGGTTCGCGTCGGCGAGGCTCGTCTGGTCGGCCAGATCGCCGCCGTGGAGGACGTAAGCGGCTCCCGCGTCGTCCGCCGCCGCGTCGCTGTACGGCGCACCGACGATCACGTCGGCGTGTCCGTCGCCGTTCACGTCGCCGGCGCCGTCGACCGCGTAGCCCGCGTTGTCGTCGTCGCCGGCTCCGACGAGTTTGGCGTCCGCGTCGGCCAGCGACCCGTCGGACTCGCGCACCTCGTTGCTTCCGTAGATGACGTAAGCAGCCCCGGCGTCGCTCGCGCCGGTGTCGTTGCCGTATGCGCCGACGATCACGTCGCGCAGTCCGTCGCCGTTCACGTCGCCCGCGTCGGCAACCGACCAGCCCGCGCGGTCGCCGTAGCCCTCACCGGCGTACTTCGTGCCGACGTCCGACAAGGACAGCGCGTCAGCGCCGTTCGAGTCGAGGTCGCCGCCCGGGAGGACGTAGGCGGCGCCGGCAGTCCGGTTGACGCTGTCGTTGTACGGCGCGCCGACGACCAGGTCCGAGCCGGCCCCGGTCGTGTCGTTCACGACGTCGACGGCGTAGCCTGCGTGGTCGCCCCACCCTTCGCCTTCGAGCGTCAGGCCCTCGTCGCCGAGAGTGACCGTCTCGTTGAGGTCGTCGCCACCGGGGACGACGTACACCGCGCCCGCGTAGCGATCGCTGCTGTTCGCGTGGGGCGCGCCGATGACCACGTCTGCGTACCCGTCGCCGTCGACGTCGCCGCCGGCGACCGAGACGCCGGCTCTGTCGGCGCGCTCCGACCCCTCGAACGTCACGTCCGCGTCGGAGACGTCGAACTCCCTGTCCTCGACGGGACCGTAGAAGAGGTACGCGGAGCCGCTCCCGGAGCTCTCGTCGTGTCGCCGCGGCGCGCCGACGAGGAAGTCGGTTTCCCCGTCGCCGTTCACGTCGCCGGCTTCGGCCACCGACCAGCCCGCGGTGTCGTTCTCGTCCGCGCCCGCGTACGACGCGTTCGCGGTGGAGAGGTTCCGCTCGTCGTCGGTTTCCTGTACGCCCGCTGCTTGGCCGTCGAACTCGACCGTCGCCGTCGCCACGTCGCCGACACCGATGCCGGCGACGGCGATACTACCGGCGACCAGTAACGCTATCGCCGCGATTCCGGCGCGAAGCCATCTGTCTGTCTGGGGACCCATATCCGCCCGCATCCGGGGAGGGGCCATTGTAATTAGTCGCTTGCTCGCCACAATCGCCGCTATATCCCGGTGCCAGCGGCGGGAACTATCTCGTTGCAGCACCTTCAGCATCGCCAACCGTTCGCCCGGCGCGAACGAGAGAGCGTTTCTGGCGTCGGTCTGGGAGGGTCTGTGACGCCACTCTCAGTACGCTGTGAAGTAACGCGTCGATACCTCAGAGATCCGGTAACTGCCGTTCTCCAGTTCGGAGTGCACAGTCTAGAGATATCACCCGATTCAGGGGTCGTACGTCGTTAATTCGAAACTACTGACGGTATCGATTACGGATTCTGGCATCTTCTACCCCATTGAACCCGATCGCTTCGGGATTGGACCGCGCTCATCGCGTCCCTCTCCTCTCCGATAGTACCGAGGGTCGCCGGTCACGGACGTAGCCGGGGAAGGGCTCCAGTCGGCCACGGACTGGAGGCCAACGACTCCAGATGGAGACTTTCCCGGGAAGCGGACGGACTGGAACGTGTTCCGTCAACCACCGAGCCGGCAACTCACGTAGCAGCCCGACCGTGTAGCCGACCCGAAAGGAGATTCCCTGAACGCTGCCGACATCACCTCTGGAAGAGCCGCTACGCGTGTCCGCGCCGAGAACGAGAACGTCGATCCGGATAACCGCCACTAGTCTTCCGACAGCAACTCTCGCGATCCAATACCCAGTCGACCTAATCGTGGAAGCCCCGGCAGTAGCACGTCGCTTCGGGTGAAAGCGCTCTCCGATCCGGGCCGGTCCTCACGTGGCAAAGCAGCCTAAATCGGTATAGCGACATATGATTTACCCGGTCGATTTCGACCGTTGATAAAGTGTCCGGGCTCGGATGTCGACAGGCCGACAATGGGACACAGCGGTGGGAATCCCCGTGCGACCCCTAAGGGGCGCAGTAGTGTTACACGGAATCCGACGAGAGGGCATCTCGACGCGACGGGCACAGGGAGATTGTTCGACCAGGCGACCCCTCGCAGTCTCGTCCGTCAACGTCGCATTCGAGAGTTATAACGACGACAACGACCGGGATCCGACCGTCGCGAAACGGACCATCGCTGTGGCCGCCCGGATCTTCGGGGGAACGAATTCCCAATACGGTGACTGGGATCCCGTCCGCCTCGTCCGATCAGCTACGAACCGGGGTCCTGACCGTCGCAGGGCGCTCTGTGCCGCCGCTTGCGAGCGCTCACAGGCGACCCGAGCAGTAGTCGTCATCAGTTCTCACCGCCACGGAATAGGGAGGCGGTTGCAGAGAACGACGAACGTGGAGAATGAGTGCCGGGAGACAGTACGCCAAGCCGCCATCCCACCGCCGCGGCTGAAGGATCGAGGTCGCTCGCGTCCGGATCGCGATCGGTCGTCCGTCGAACGAATACGCGGTCGATGAATCGACAGGGACTGTACCGAGAACGACCCCGCCAATCTCGGGCGGGCACACCGTGGCGGGAACGAGTGACATTGGCGACGACCGGGGAAGAACCCCGACGACAGTACGGGACGCCACTCGGCCTTCCGAAACGGTTCTTGCAGCTGCGGTGGCCGTTCCCGATCTATCAGGACGGCACCACGTCGTTCGCTCCTTGCCGACGAGGCAGGATCGGTGCCACGCCGAGCGACGCACGTTCGCGATCGCGTCGACGGCCGACCGCGTACGATCCTCTCGATCCGACAAACGATCTGTGAGTGCGCAACTACTCCGCCGTCGACGAGCGCCGATCGACACCGCGCAGCGAGGGATCTGTTGGTGCTGGCGCGACACATATCGGGGAAATAGAACCCGATCTTCGGGCCGCAACCCCAAGGGTTGGAGGCCCGAAAACACCGCCCCAGATCGGGAGCTCATCCGGCACTATCTGACAAAAATCTATTAAATTATGGCGACGCAGCGATCGTCTCGTCCCTGCGACTGAGATCCGGCCATCGTCAGGAATACCGCACAGATTGGCCGGCTAATTTTATCTGTGTCTGTAGCACCAGTGTATCTAATATTGAGGCTATATTCGAGGATCAGTGGCCGAATAAGCCAGAATTAGAGGACCATAATCGAGGATAAACTCTCTTATTTGTGCCCGTGGGACAGATTGAAGAGGGTGGCTCGAGTGCGACGGAACATGGCGAGCGAGGGAGACGAGACCGAGCGGACCGTCGTCAAAACGTACGTTCCCCGATACCAAAAGGAGATCTGGACCGACCAGGCCGACGAACTCGGCATGAGCCAGAGCGAGTTCGTCCGGACGATGGTCCAGGCCGGCCGCCGCGGGTTCGACGGCGGAGGCGCGTCCGAACGCTCCGACCCCCAGGGCCCGAACGCCGAAGACGGCGATCCAGCCGGTTCCGACGGTGGGGACGGCGACGGCCTCGACGATCGCGTCCTCTCGGTGCTCGACGGCGAGGAGTACCTCGACTGGGAGTCGCTGGTCGAGTCGCTCACCGGCGACATCGAGAGCCGCCTAGAGGACGCCCTGCAACAGCTTCAGTCCCGCGACGAGGTGCGCTACAGCGGCCGGCACGGCGGGTACACCCGGGTGGACGGATGAGTACGACCGGTCCCGCCGCCGGCGACGTCGACGACCCCGTGGGCTACTTCCTGCAGGACGTGGCGTACCACGGGAAGAGCGAGCGCACGAGAGACGCCTACGAGCGCGTTCTACGCCGTTTCGAGGCGTTTCTGGGCGACCCCGGCAGCAATCCGTCGGGGACGGCGACGGCGCTCTCGGAGGCGACGCACAGGGACTGCATGGCCTGGATCCACGAGATCCGCGGCGACGTCGCCGAGAGCACCGTCGCGACGTACGCCTCCTACCTCCACCGGTTCTACGCCTACATGACGCAGGTCGGGGCGTTCGAGTCGAACCCGATGGCGCTGGTCGTGGAAGAAATGGACGAGACCATCGACACCGACCCCGCACGGCGCGATATACCGCTTTCCGATATGCGGACCTTCGTCGTGGAGCTCTCGCACCCACTAGAGTGCGCCGTCGTCGTCACGCTCCTGAAGACGGGAATGCGCGTCGGCGAGCTCTGCAACCTGGACCGCCGCGACGTGCACCTCTCGGAGGTGCCGTTCGACCGCGACGGCGTCGCGGTCAGAGCGCAACTGGCCGAGCGCCCGGATTCGCTGTACGTCGACGCCGAACCGGCCCGCGGCGCGGTCACCAACGGCGAGGAGCGGACCGCGTCGAACAAGCGCAAGCGGGCGACGGTGATCCCCGTCGACGACGAACTCCGGACGGTGCTCGGCCGCTGGCTGGCAGTCAGGCCGGACAGCCACTCGCCCGCCGATCCGTTGTTCACCAGCACGAGCGGCGACTGGGGGAGCCGACTGACGCCCGACATGGTCCACCACCTCGTCGAGCGCCACGCCCGCGACCGCGGCTGGTACCAGTCGGGCGGGGGCGCGGAGGTGAACGTCACGCCGCAC
This portion of the Halostella limicola genome encodes:
- a CDS encoding integrin alpha; this encodes MGPQTDRWLRAGIAAIALLVAGSIAVAGIGVGDVATATVEFDGQAAGVQETDDERNLSTANASYAGADENDTAGWSVAEAGDVNGDGETDFLVGAPRRHDESSGSGSAYLFYGPVEDREFDVSDADVTFEGSERADRAGVSVAGGDVDGDGYADVVIGAPHANSSDRYAGAVYVVPGGDDLNETVTLGDEGLTLEGEGWGDHAGYAVDVVNDTTGAGSDLVVGAPYNDSVNRTAGAAYVLPGGDLDSNGADALSLSDVGTKYAGEGYGDRAGWSVADAGDVNGDGLRDVIVGAYGNDTGASDAGAAYVIYGSNEVRESDGSLADADAKLVGAGDDDNAGYAVDGAGDVNGDGHADVIVGAPYSDAAADDAGAAYVLHGGDLADQTSLADANLTLNGAAEDDLAGFAVGGGPCDGRVFVGAPGTDEATGAAHVVGADATGTASLADATATLTGEARGDGAGFSLAGATNLSGEGAQALLVGAPYSDSNANDSGTAYLVGGVCPTDDATGDEPIDTGEEPRDDERADEDAEEDEDAETTEEREDDEDDTPLPTHDDPPERPDEGDGENDTDESGDDRTNDSNDMDDTDDEADDIVGNETDDGTDEEPNETNGDDRTNETDTDDPNGTETDDGPDGTDGENETSDDESDDENQTDDSDDTDGENETDDADNVTNETGNESDGLAENGTETDDDAKSNESAVVGQFESDNETESEAPTTSIETGTTVSGEETDAETRRFEFEVEGGEAIRLTLPGGTGDVQYTLYGPDGEQIAQGAPMSDARAIGGVADASGTYYVEATAPGYDVLGQYRFRVSTSGDDAQEGNDDRASAASVSPGDSLDATLVEDDEDWYAVEFSEGQTYRAAVELTDSDTELGNNVRVEVYDESGDKVIPTATSGPGVTEKGIEHRYTAEQVVEIFDSGTYYVRVTGASEPGSFDGFEDYRLTVEGNAGDDGMDDEAADEAAGVDEPGEGNESVPEDDGTVENSTADDGENSTTADY
- a CDS encoding DUF5805 domain-containing protein, giving the protein MASEGDETERTVVKTYVPRYQKEIWTDQADELGMSQSEFVRTMVQAGRRGFDGGGASERSDPQGPNAEDGDPAGSDGGDGDGLDDRVLSVLDGEEYLDWESLVESLTGDIESRLEDALQQLQSRDEVRYSGRHGGYTRVDG
- a CDS encoding tyrosine-type recombinase/integrase, with translation MSTTGPAAGDVDDPVGYFLQDVAYHGKSERTRDAYERVLRRFEAFLGDPGSNPSGTATALSEATHRDCMAWIHEIRGDVAESTVATYASYLHRFYAYMTQVGAFESNPMALVVEEMDETIDTDPARRDIPLSDMRTFVVELSHPLECAVVVTLLKTGMRVGELCNLDRRDVHLSEVPFDRDGVAVRAQLAERPDSLYVDAEPARGAVTNGEERTASNKRKRATVIPVDDELRTVLGRWLAVRPDSHSPADPLFTSTSGDWGSRLTPDMVHHLVERHARDRGWYQSGGGAEVNVTPHYFRHFFTTHLRDRTGDRGVVKYLRGDVAQDIIDTYTHNWGDRVRETYEANVYDLL